TCTACTCCTAAGTAAATAATTCCTAATCCTAGATTATTAAGTTCCTGTAACTCCTCTACATTTTTGCCTAAAATAGATTTTGGGGAACCATATATGCCGACTCTTTTACATTCTGGATATAATTCTTTAATAGTCATTAATATTTTCTTTAATTCTTCTGTTTTTATTATTAAAGCATCTCCATCTGCTAAGAATATTCTTTTAACCTTAGGGTAATATTTTCGTCCTATCTCTAAATCTTTTACTATATCCTTAGTTTCTCTTATTTTAAATTTATCCTTTTTATACATAGAGCAAAATGTGCATTTATTATGAGAGCAACCAATAGTAGCCTGTACAATTAAACTATGAGCTTCACTGGGGGGTCTATAAAGATTTCCTTCATATTCTATTAGAATAATGACCACTTCCTTTACTATTTTATATTTAAAATACTACAACCTACAAATCTATATTTCTTTTATTTAATATAATTGCCTAAATATAATTAATAATGTACTTTCTTTTATATATTTACCTTCATCTACTTTTGAAATAATATAATTAGCAAACTGTTTCCTTTATTATTAACCCTATTTAAAATATACAATAAAATAATACAATTAATCTTCTATCATATTCATCTTTACCAATGTTTAATATAATTTATTAATAACCAACTATTTTTAATATGTCTTTTAGTGTTTCACTAGTATATTCACCATTTTTATACTTTCTCATAGTTACTATTTTTAGTGGTTGATTATCACTACTTTGTACTTCTTTAACATAGTTCGGTCTTTCTACAAAACTACCTATTTCATTAAATTCATCATCAAAAAAGATAAAGGTTGGTATTTTTACGATTTCTCTTGGAACATATTTACTAAAGTAATCTTCATTATCTCCTTTTTCTACAATTGAAATATTTATATTATTATTTACTTGTCTCATTTTTTCAACTACAGGCACATTTATCATACAATCTGGGCACCACATTTCAGCACATATTAAAACATTTACTTTTTTAATATTTTTTATTCTATACATAAATTCATCATTAATATTTATATTATTATAAATATATAAAGTTTTTTCTTTATATGAGTCTTTATCTAAATTTACAAATTCCTCAAAAGATGTACCTGATTTAAATAATTTCCTTCCTTCTTTATTCATTATTAATGCCCCCCTAAATTATCTTACTATATATGATATTAATAGATTGATTAAATTATAATACATATATTATATCAATACAAACTAAGAAATAGAAAAATATATAAAAACACCCTATTTCAATCTACGAAATAGGGAAAAATAGCTTATAATGAGGCTGTAAAAAACTATGAAGTATATTAAACACATTATTAGCTCTTTTCTTATTAAATAATCCTAAATTCTCACATATAAAAATCCCTACTTCGACCTACGAAATAGGGATTTCATAATTTAATTTATATGTAACAATCTAGCAACGTCCTACTCTCCCAAGGCGTCACCACCTAAGTACCATTAGCGCTGAGAGGCTTAACTTCTGTGTTCGGTATGG
This window of the Tissierellales bacterium genome carries:
- a CDS encoding thioredoxin family protein, with amino-acid sequence MNKEGRKLFKSGTSFEEFVNLDKDSYKEKTLYIYNNININDEFMYRIKNIKKVNVLICAEMWCPDCMINVPVVEKMRQVNNNINISIVEKGDNEDYFSKYVPREIVKIPTFIFFDDEFNEIGSFVERPNYVKEVQSSDNQPLKIVTMRKYKNGEYTSETLKDILKIVGY